The DNA segment CCACTGTCGAACCACATCATGCAAAGGTATGAAATCTCAGCCTCCGGGACGGCTCTCGACTCTGTATCTCATTTTAAACCAGCCTTGAAAGCCAAAGTAAGACGATCTGCTTGTTGCATGCCATTGTTCAGCTGCTGAGTAAAGCTAGATTACACGCCCATGTCCTCTCCCACCACCTCCAGGGAGAAGGTTGAGGAACGAGGGCTCATATTCTGTTACATGAGGCTTGTTCTGCCATACTGAGCTATTTGACTGTAACCTccctggacacacacacacacacagagtatCTTAAACACACTTTCCTCCTTTCCAAATCCTCCTGAAAGGTTGCCAGTTTCTTAACAGCTCTGTGTGTGTTCTCTGTGGTTACTATTCTCTGGCTGTGtatattgtatgtgtgtgtgtttgggaagGGGGTAAATCACACCAACCCCACAGTTAGATAAGCACATCGTGTTTCTTTCAACTCTTGGAGGAGAATTTGGACTTTATATGGCTTCATTGACCACTctgcaaaagaagaagaaagtgTGTACTGTGAAGTGAACTAAAGCAGTATAGAATTGATGTTTCCCAAGAGCTTCACCAAAACAATAAACACGCACTTGTAGGTTTGACGTCACAGCTCGTTGGCTCAACGAATCCTATACCCACAAGCTTTTGTTTTCTTCGCAGTGATTGACAGCTGCACTGTCGAAGTGGCATCTAACAGTACGCCCGACAGGGTGCGGAATATCTCCTCAAACGTGTGCGGCCCTCGCGGGCGCTGCAGGAGCCAGCCGGGCGGCCAGTTTACCTGCGAATGTCAGGAAGGATTCAGAGGCACCTACTGCCACGAGAGTAAGACTGATGATCATCTGCAGTAGTTATTTTACATCTGTGGTGGTCTCTGGGGATTCTAAACGTCATGTGATCTCCTTTCAGATATAAACGATTGCGAAAGCAACCCGTGCCAGAACAGCGGAACTTGCATCGATAAAGTGAACGTCTTCCAGTGCATCTGCGCAGACGGCTGGGAGGGAGGTCATTGCGAACTCAGTATGTCGATTTAAATATCGGGGTACATTTTTCATTTGACAAACTATTGCACGTCACTGGACTGATTTGGTTCTCTTGCTTTTTTACAGATATAGACGACTGCAGTCTAAACCCCTGCCTGAACAAGGGGACATGTCAAGACCTGGTGAACGATTTCTACTGCGAATGCAGAAACGGCTGGAAGGGAAAAACTTGCCACTCCCGTACGAAAGACAATGTTTTTATGACCCACCCAGTTTGTTGAGGTTTTGTTTGTATGCACAGAGTTAAACGATATTGTCGAACCATTACAGGCGATAGCCAATGCGACGAAGCCACTTGCAACAACGGAGGTACGTGCCATGATGAAGGGGACACCTTCAAATGCAGGTGCTCACCTGGTTGGGAAGGAGCCACCTGTAACATAGGTAGGAAGGAGTTGTTTTGATATTTAATATAGGTCACATGCATGAAGCACACTTACAACAATACAGTTCTCACAAACCCCCCAAATTTCTGGAAAATGGTGGTGCAGTTTTCTATATGCAAGTGGGCTTTGTGCCATACTGTTTGCAGACCCTTAGCAAATAGCATCTTGTAAATACgcaaattgtaatttttttattttttgcaaagtTTTCAGAACTTTAACGGTCCAGTGTATGGAATTTTGTGGCATCCAGTGGTGAggctgcgaattgcaaccaatggctcactggACCCCTcctttttgaagcactacggtggctgacacagaactaagatgtcgccatgttttcgcttctttgagaaaggagataacgtattacgaagtgcactctgtagagcagtttgtccttttagagttactgtagaaacaacatggtgaattccatgtagggggtcccgcagtgtatgtagatagaattaGCTCGATCTAAGTTAATAAAaccataatgcttcattatgtaaggtctttgtacacctctgaagacatagttatgtatatcatatcgcatttctgtcaatagatcctccaaaaaatgacacacagcccCTGTAAAAGCTTTTTAGATAATAATCCAAGTCGTAATTTAAGAGTGGGACCAAAAACAAGGTTGCGACGCCGAATGGGAGAAACTGAGATTGTGTGACCAAGCCGTCCAGCTTTGAACTGGGTCAACCCTTCTAAACTCTCCCGCcattctctcgctctcttaTTGTCGACGTGCTGGCAGTAATTCTCTTGAAATAGCACGAGCTGTAAAGTAATCCCcacagatttttgggtgaacatttCTTTTTCGCAAATTTGCTGGATTCAGAGATCATATCTGGCGAACGGTCCACTCAAATTATGTGATGGGAAATTCAGTTGGAAGGAACGGATCTTGGGAAATATTATACTTGGTAATATTTCACGATGTAGCGAGTGTGTTTTGAGTGTGGTGACCTTGCTGCGGTTTTTAGTCGTGTTTGTGTCTGTCCGTGTCATAAGTTCAGAGGGTTCTGACCTTTTTGTGGCTCCTTTACAGCCAAGAACAGCAGCTGTCTGCCCAACCCATGTGAGAACGGGGGCACCTGTGTAGTGAACGGTGACTCTTTCACCTGTGTCTGCAAGGAAGGCTGGGAGGGATCCACCTGCACAGAAAGTGAGTACCGCTTCCTTAAGGCAATAGCTTGAGTGCTTTGGAAGGGTGCTTGTAAGTTCCTAGGTATGAAAGAGAGGTTAAAGTGAAAAGAATGCTTTTTCCCTCCCTTTCAACTCTTCAGTCTCGCTGTCCTTTTTGCTTCGAGTTGGTAAATAAAAGATCCTCTTCCTGCATTTTTCTTgctctttttcttttattcccCCCAAACCCACCTCACACTGGCTGGACACTGCATACCGCTGCCAGCTATGagggaaaaaatgtaaatgaggtAAAGTGGAGACAGATGTCTCAAGCCCACCCCCTCTCCTCACTTCTTTTTTTATGTCCTttctcatacagtatattgttgtACACCTCTGACTCTCTCGCTGGCATCTGCGTGAACTGACAAACTCAAAGACATACTAAAGGAAAAAAAAGTTAGAAGTCATTTTCCGAACAACACACAGCAATTGGCAACCCTGCCAAGCTGGACGCCCACCCACGCACATGCGCAAAGCGACGCAAGCCACGACATGTTGACTGTTTTGTGCTTTCTTCTGTACTCACATgggtgtgaaataaaacaaaccctctctctctctctctctctttcagataCCAACGACTGCAACCCACACCCATGGTAAGTCCTTGCAAAACATTTACGCACACAGTTGTGCCGCTGTAAACAGGCCCGTACAGCTGTGCCGCACTTTCTCACACTCTCTCAGAGTGCTGGGAAATAGGCACTCCCAGCTTCTGTCATTCCAAGGGTGCGTGCAGCTCGCTGCCTATTGTGCGCTTGACATCGTGTTCATCTGCTCAAGAAGTTGTTTGAACAAGATTTCCAGTTGTCTGGAACAGAGCTCATTCTGACTAAATAAAAGCACACGAACGCTTTTCTCCAAAAAATAGTGAGATTTGGAGTTTGTAAtacatttctctttctctcaccaCAGCTACAACAGCGGGACGTGCGTGGATGGCGATAACTGGTACCGTTGCGAGTGCGCCTCGGGTTTCGCCGGTCCAGACTGCCGCATAAGTAAGTGTTGCATGATGCCCCATTCCAACCCCTGATCTCTTTTGGCTGTCAACCCTGTTAATGTGCAACGTCTcttcaaaaaacaaacagctaaCGCGAAATGCACGGTCTAGCCACCCAATTAGCCGGCCCTCTGGGCAGGAGGCCATAAACTCAGTATGCGTCGTCCTCGCATTCTACAATACCACTGATGTTCACAGTCCCTCGGGAGAAACTGGCTCGCGGTGACCGAACGCCAGTCGGCCTAGTTATCTGCCGCTGATTACAGAGctcatttttctcttttaaaagcTTACATCTGGCTGTAAGAAACATACCTCGGGCTTTACTGCTCTATACACCCGAACCTGCAAATGAACTCAGCATTCTCGTGACATTACCGTCAGCTAAACCCAAGATGTTGTAGTCTGTCAGGACAGGGTATTAGGTCATACGTCAGTTTATCTCAATCCACATTATCTCTGTGGAAGTTTTGCAAACATTGCAGGGTGTTGAATAACGCTGCGCTTGCTTTTTCATCTTTTGACATGACATGGTGCGATAATGTCAAGACATTTGAATGTTTACACAGCGTGATTCCTAACGGATTCTTATTTCTTCAGATATAAATGAGTGCCAGTCTTCTCCCTGTGCATTGGGCTCCACCTGCGAAGATGAAATCAATGGGTATCGCTGTGTTTGTCCTCCTGGAAGAACAGGACCAGAGTGTCAAGAAGGTGAGATATATATAATCGTGTGCAAACTGATGACACATAGATTTACATGTCActctatacattttattgagTGCATTTCCTTGAGtgtgctagcaccatgctctacctgttgagctacaggaaagctacacTATATAATTTCACTAGTCCCAAGTGTATTTGGGATATCTTAGTTTCTTGTTACTTTCCCTATAGTTCaaagaaatatgaaaattctctcatcatttactcactctgaTAACATCCTAGATGtttcactctaaaaaaaaaagatgggttatttcaacccagcattgggtcaaaatggACAAATCCAACAGCTGGGTTATAAATGAACctatgttgggttgtttcaactgaatatgctgggttgttttaatacattgttgggtcaaatactgtataaatattttctgggttaatttaacccaacggcTGGGCTTGTCCATTTTTGATCCAATGATTGGTTGAAataaccaaaacattttttgagtGAGTTAAGACGTcctttcttcagttgaacaGAATCAgagttataataaataatatcctTGCCATATTTTTGAAGCTCCACAaagcacatccatccatcataaaCGTAATCCTTGACACTCCAGTGGATTAATAAATGTCAATATGTTACGTTTGTTagagaaaacaatattttgtgcATATACTAGGGATACTAGggttgtcacaatatcagatttttactACATGATTATCATGGCTAAAAGAATTCAcaataatgaaatgtttttttaagtaataaATTAGtctaattatttaaattattttgtgttttctctcgtTTTGGCCAatacattttacttaaaatatgAGTGTagtgaggcagagagagagagtttgtatcCATTGTGGCTCTTAATGCAAAACTTTGAAAGGAAACCGAATTatgataatattataaatatgtgtagaattaacacagTATCTATAAttatggtttttaatatcatgttttttgtcAATACCAGTATTACATGACATCACTAATGGATACGTCACATATCAagatactgtaaatatacagCCCAGCAAAGGAACACTGAAAAAATTATTATGtgccttagtagattttataaaaataaattattaaaatatacttcatataattatgttcctgtttttaacaaaaaaattgagttaaaataacgtaaaaatattgggaataaaatctaattttggttgttaagattttaattattttgtttgagtaattttaattgaacaaattattaagtaaatccaactcaattttattatgttaaacccatttaaattggtcaaattaagttttcttatttattttgtgttgagactacataaataattattgtagatataactacattggcagttgatctgtagttcccagcatgctttgtatctgactgcattaggagatacATTTTCAAgattaactgtcattttaagtgtttttcagtaaaaagacttgtttgtgttttttgttgatttatctttgagatttaggagagttttggtattatttttaagtttgggttttttaagttgttacTGTGGTTCAGAAGAGCCGTGCTTGTGCCTAGACTGAGGGATGCATGATATTAGtcatgaagtgtgttatttcacttaatgagcagtaactgtgctaatgccagtacagagACCACCTGTCTCTTTTTACTTGACcatctatgttgtaaaaaaaatagtatatttcaatatgaaagtaagtgagatccgtgaagtttgagttagacacataatttttttgtttaagtaacatttacttgatattttaacaaaaactaaatgtatttcaaaagtagaatttactttattctgcttagtaagttgtacttgaattatagcagcaagtttttcttaaaaaaaattgtgcaaaTTGTTACGAGGATTTTATTAAGTGAATTCTACAAGTTATTTTATTCAGTGAACGTTCAAATATGGCAGCGCGTCAATAACGCTGAATGTCATTGgttcttgtgtcttgtcatgcatGTTTTGTCATGAGACAGGCAGGACTAGTGAGATTTGATGTTATCGGTGTGCCACAATATTTGAACTCATATACATCTGGGttggcatgagggtgagaaaataatgagagaatgatcataattttaatatttgataATACTATTTTTAAGACTGAGACTTGCATTAAAACTTTCAAAGTCCTTCATGTTACAACAAAGCAAGGTTTTAAACCTCAAGCAATGCTGgaactcttaaaaaaaaaagagagtaTTTTTTCAACTCAAAAGTCCAAAGCCCTCTCTGGCCATGTTGTAATCCCCCATCTGTGCTGTTTACAGTCGTTGGCAGACCATGTTTTGTTAATGGACAAGTAACTGCTGATGGCACCAAATGGGAAGAAGACTGCAATATATGCCAATGTCAAAATGGAAGGATTCATTGCACCATGGTAACTTATTTGCATCATtatcattttatgaataaatTACTCTCTATATAATGATATATTAGTTTCATGAAAGATTAAAATTAGCTTTTTTTCCGTTTAGATGTGGTGTGGACCAAAGTCATGTCGGGCAGGAAAGGGCAGAAGTGCGTGTCCCGTCGGCCAATCCTGTGCTCCCATCAATGAGGAACACTGCTTTGTCAAACCCTGCCTTAGCCTTGGAGAATGCTGGCCCCCAGCACCTCCTCCACCCTCCAAATGCCACGCCAGCTTCTCTTACCAGGACAACAGCTGTGCCAACATCACATTCACCTTTAACAAGGAGAACATGCCTCAAGTGAGTCATACTTTCAAGGGGAGAGATTGAATTAGGAGCTTTTGGGCTGTTTTCCCCCTTCTCCAAACTTCTTCTCCACCCTTCTCTAATTCGGCATAGAGCAGTGGGGCGTGAAAGATCAGGTTCTCCTCATCTAGGAGACGACGTTCCTCTCGGGTGAAGTTTTCCAGGCTAGCTCAGTTCTCGCAAGCTTTGTTGTCATATCCAAACAATCTTTTTTTCACATGCTGAAAAAACGTAAGAAATACATATTGTACAATAAGCCTTGGCTCGGTGTCCTTTTCCAAACCGAGGCATTCCAGAGCTAATATCCCATAACGCTTTAATACTTAAGCAGTCATCGTATAAGTCCCTAGTTTGAGAAAGACCGCTGGCGGCTGACCACCAGCCAAGCAGAATTGCAAAGAAAGAGACAAATAAGAGCAATAAAGAACACAGGCATAAAAAACCTGGAGATTTTAATTCTAATGGGCTACAGCAGTGAACTTCAATATAAGGGATGAGCGTAGTGGGATTAATCTTTGACGGGGAAAGAAACTGCCTTTCGGTCTTGTTCTCTCCAACTGACTAAATCTTTAATTCTTCTGTCGCTTTCCTCTGTTCACGCTCCCAGCTCTGTTATGGGAGTCCAAACCTGAAACTAAAGAGCAGTTGTTGGGGATTTGCCTGTAGATTTAAGTAATGAGGTGCTAGACGCCCTGGTATACTGAGCTGCAGATATTTTCACAATATGGCAAGCCGATTGCATTATTAATGCCATGTAGTAAAAATATTAAGTAGTacccaaatgtttttaaatgattcgtttttaaagtaaaactcTGAAATGCATTTCGTTTGACTTATAGTCCATGACATGTAAACAATAACAGAACAATGTCTCATAATAGATTTGTATGTTCTGACAGGGTTTGAGTGTAGAACAGGTATGCAATGAGCTGAGACATTGGTATCTACTGAAGAACCTCACAACAGAGTATGCTGTCACCATCACCTGCTACCCGTCGTCTACAGCCGGCAATGAGATTCACGTCAGCATTgtgagtaaaactttaaaaatcaGATGACTTGTGATTTTCTTCTGCCATTGAATGTGATACTCACAAGTCGTGTTTTTGTGCAGTCAACAGAAGAACCCAGGTTGGACAGGAGTCCTATTAAAGACATCACGGTCCAGATCATCGATTTGGTGAGCAAGCACAATGGAAACGGCACCATCATTAAAGCCATCACCGGTGTACGTGTTCATCAGACGCCAAGCCCAAAAACTGGTAAGCAGCTATGTCTGGATTTGACTTGGGTCGATTGTTTGAAATTTAGCAACAACAGTTTATGTTAAAAGGTTCAGCATGTCCAGAATATTAACTTTTCCAAAGTGTGGGCCAGTTTGGTAGGTCTGTCTGTCTTGAGAAATGTTCATCTGCCGAAAGAAGCTTTAAGTCATTGAAGCCATGGAATGTTACATCAGCTCTGCCAGCTGGTTGAAACAACATTTAGACATCAGGGACATCATGCGCTTGATCAAAAATGGCGCCCAAAGATTGTGCCAAGCTGCTTGAGAAACCCTTTAAACTTGGACAAATGCACGGTATAAAtgttataaacaaataaattacctGCCTTGTCCCAAAACTGGAAAACGTTACTGTAAATTTTCCACTTTTGTTCAAGCATCGAAGTTCTCAACCTACCAAATTTATCAATGTTCACTGCATGGCACCAGCAAATAGGAAAAAGATTTGATGAATAACCTGCGTCTTGTTCCCTCCTCCCCAGACTACCTGGTTCCTCTGCTCAGCTCCATCTTCATAGTGCTCTGGATCCTCGCCCTGGCCTCGGCGTTCCTGTGGTGCGTGCATCGCAGACGGAAACAGAACGGCAACGCAGCTACCACAGCCGCGGAGGACAATACCACCAATAACGTGCGCGAGCAGCTCAACCAAATCAAAAACCCCATCGAGAAACACGCGGCGCACAGCGTGGCCATAAAAGATTACGAGGGAAAGAACTCCATCATTGCCAAAATTAGGACGCATAATTCTGAGGTGGAGGAAGAGGACATGGAGAAACACCTGCAGAAAGCACGCTTCACCAAACAGCCAGCCTACACGCTGGTGGAGAAGGAGGAGCGCACGGCAAACAAAAACCCAAATTGGACAAACAAACAGGACAACAGAGACTTGGAGACGGCACAGAGCTTAAACAGGATGGAGTATATTGTATAGCAGGCAGCTGTGTTGCCTTGCGACCAAACCCCTGTTCCTCTCCCTCACGTTTGAACTGGAGACCGCTGCGTCGCGTTCTGGACTACAAGGCCGATATCGGCCTAGAATCCTGTGTTAATTTAAGTTTCGACAAGCTGGCTTAACACTGGCAATTGATAGTTGCTGTGGATGGCTGGAAAACCGGGAATGCCACGTCGCGCATCCGGGCGTTTTcctttgaaaaagaaaaaacgtaAACATACATTTCAAATATGTCGATATTTTTGTGGATACGTTTGAGTATCTGAGTGTGCATAGTGTTTGCAAATagttgtaagtgttatttttgtttatcatGACAATGCTCCCACAGCTAAAGTTTCTTTCTTATCCAGCGGCTGTGCGAAAACTTTCTCTAGTCGGGTTCATTTCTAGTTCGGAGCTATAAGTGCCTTCGCAGCTACGTGCCACAGCAGTTGTCGGAAACgaataaaaagaacaaaaaaatatttattatttttcttttcttgggGCGGGATAGGTCGGTCAGCGTTCGCTGCCAATATGAAGAATTGTGTCAATTTAGAAGTGtagatatgtatatattttttaattaatcactgtgtatatttgatttattaacTTAATAATCAAAAGAGCCTTAAAATATCAttcctttttatttatatgtccTGTCTAGTTTTTTAGGTTTTGATAGCTTTGTAAGCCGATAGCTTTGTTCAGACGAATTCGTTTCACATTTCGGATACCAAAATTTGAAGaggaaaaaaagtttaaaataagaCAGGCATTTTgtgcttatttttgtttttcctttttatacATTGTCAGatatttcaatatttgaaaCTTCTATTGTACGTAGTTTGCCAACGATTTACTTGCATGTTGATGCAAGTCACAATTAATGGCTGCTTTTTGTTCGGATACTTGGTGGCAGACACATTGCTTGCCacatataacaaaaaataaaaagatttttaaaaatgaaaagggaACAAGAGTCTTTTAAGTTGCTTGTTGATAAAGCGCTCTCAGATGAGTTAAACAGACTTTTCTGTTTTGGTTTGCAGTATGTCGTAAGCTAGGCTGTGAATACTTGAACAGTAGGGGGGCCAATGGAAACACTGTAGACTGCCTTACTTTCAGGAGTCCATTTCTATTGCTGTGCACATGTAGTGT comes from the Triplophysa rosa linkage group LG9, Trosa_1v2, whole genome shotgun sequence genome and includes:
- the jag1b gene encoding protein jagged-1b — protein: MVVRRTSVFSAFYLHAFLLCLPTKVSEASGHFELEVSSMHNANGELQNGSCCDGARNPDRKCTRDECDTYFKVCLKEYQSRVSAAGPCSFGTGSTPVLGGNKFSTKGTRSEKTRIVLPFSFAWPRSYTLIVEALDFNNDTASESSVVKLIEKAYHSGMINPNRQWQRLTHNGPVAQFDYQIRVTCDEHYYGFGCNKFCRPRDEFFGHHTCDSNGNKTCLEGWTGPECNTAICRQGCSTEHGSCKRPGGCKCLYGWQGLYCDKCIPHPGCVHGTCVEPWQCLCDTNWGGQLCDKDLNYCGTHQPCLNGGTCSNTGPDKYHCSCADGYSGVNCERAEHACLSNPCANGGTCKETSQGYECVCAVGWTGPSCDINVDDCTPNPCKHGGTCQDLVNGFKCTCPPHWTGKMCLIDANECEDKPCVNAKSCHNLIGAYFCECLPGWMGQNCDININDCQGQCLNGGTCKDLVNGYRCLCPPGYSGEHCEKDVDECASSPCLNGGRCQDEVNGFQCLCPAGFSGQLCQLNVDYCQPNPCQNGAQCFNLASDYLCKCTEDYEGKNCSHLKDHCRTTSCKVIDSCTVEVASNSTPDRVRNISSNVCGPRGRCRSQPGGQFTCECQEGFRGTYCHENINDCESNPCQNSGTCIDKVNVFQCICADGWEGGHCELNIDDCSLNPCLNKGTCQDLVNDFYCECRNGWKGKTCHSRDSQCDEATCNNGGTCHDEGDTFKCRCSPGWEGATCNIAKNSSCLPNPCENGGTCVVNGDSFTCVCKEGWEGSTCTENTNDCNPHPCYNSGTCVDGDNWYRCECASGFAGPDCRININECQSSPCALGSTCEDEINGYRCVCPPGRTGPECQEVVGRPCFVNGQVTADGTKWEEDCNICQCQNGRIHCTMMWCGPKSCRAGKGRSACPVGQSCAPINEEHCFVKPCLSLGECWPPAPPPPSKCHASFSYQDNSCANITFTFNKENMPQGLSVEQVCNELRHWYLLKNLTTEYAVTITCYPSSTAGNEIHVSISTEEPRLDRSPIKDITVQIIDLVSKHNGNGTIIKAITGVRVHQTPSPKTDYLVPLLSSIFIVLWILALASAFLWCVHRRRKQNGNAATTAAEDNTTNNVREQLNQIKNPIEKHAAHSVAIKDYEGKNSIIAKIRTHNSEVEEEDMEKHLQKARFTKQPAYTLVEKEERTANKNPNWTNKQDNRDLETAQSLNRMEYIV